One Sebastes umbrosus isolate fSebUmb1 chromosome 6, fSebUmb1.pri, whole genome shotgun sequence DNA window includes the following coding sequences:
- the slc26a6 gene encoding solute carrier family 26 member 6 isoform X1 encodes MAERRRMGYSVHREILDEGAVDELAVKSDSKPSLSEKVKKSMRCSGPRLKSCMLGSVPVVSWLPRYSIRENALGDLISGISVGIMHLPQGMAYALLASVPPVFGLFSSFYPVLVYFIFGTSKHISIGTYAVMSVMIGGVIERLAPDSNFMIWDNATNSSIVDIISRDAERVRVAAAVTFMSGIIQILLGLVQFGFVVTYLSEPLVRGYTTGAAIHVIVSQLKYTFGISPVRYSGAFALIYTVVEICSLIPQTNIGTLVVSIVAITGLILAKELNAYLSKKLPVPIPVELLGVVIATLVSWQVNLEEKYGVDVVGVIPSGLQPPVLPTASLFSQVIGDAFALSVVGYGIAISLGRIFALKYGYKVDSNQELIALGLSNSIGGIFQCFAISCSMSRTMVQESTGGKTQVAGALSAIVILFITLWIGTLFEDLPKAVLAAIIFVNLHGMIKQFMDIPALWKSNKVDMVIWVVTFILTVLFNPDLGLAGAIGFSMLTVIFRTQLPKYSILGQVPDTDIYRPLEDYDQVKPVPGILIFRSSATLYFANAEMYQEALGEKSGIDITKILSAKKKLEAKRKRHEKKMAKKAAKKNAVDMELEPEMEEQKDIAIIEMDAEPDTSLPRAIVLDLSPVNFLDTVGVKALRSIQRDYGEIGIEVVLAGCQTGVVDNLQTGGFFNDKVTKSCLFSTVHDAVLHCQSARTHSHDEGMNYCRDLDCKLIAHSKMVGGWVEMEITATHL; translated from the exons ATGGCGGAGAGGAGACGGATGGGCTACAGCGTGCACAGGGAGATCCTGGACGAAGGAGCAGTGGATGAGCTGGCAGTAAAGTCTGACTCAAAACCATCTCTGTCTGAGAAGGTCAAAAAGTCAATGAG gtgtTCTGGTCCCAGGTTGAAGAGCTGCATGCTGGGTAGCGTTCCTGTTGTATCGTGGCTGCCTCGTTACTCCATCAGAGAAAACGCCCTGGGCGACCTGATCTCTGGAATCAGTGTGGGGATCATGCATCTGCCGCAGG GTATGGCGTATGCCCTGCTAGCATCTGTTCCTCCAGTCTTTGGCCTTTTCTCTTCCTTCTACCCAGTCCTCGTCTACTTCATCTTTGGCACGTCCAAGCACATCTCCATCG GAACATACGCGGTGATGAGTGTGATGATAGGAGGGGTGATAGAGCGATTAGCCCCAGACTCCAACTTTATGATATGGGACAACGCGACCAACTCCAGTATAGTCGACATCATCTCCCGGGATGCAGAGAGGGTCCGAGTGGCTGCAGCTGTCACCTTCATGTCTGGGATAATTCAG ATTCTGCTCGGTCTGGTCCAGTTTGGTTTCGTGGTGACCTACCTGTCTGAGCCGCTGGTCCGAGGTTACACCACAGGAGCTGCCATCCACGTCATCGTGTCCCAGCTCAAATACACCTTTGGCATCAGCCCTGTGAGATACAGTGGAGCCTTCGCATTGATCTAT aCTGTGGTGGAGATTTGCTCTCTCATTCCACAGACAAACATTGGTACTCTTGTGGTCAGTATCGTCGCTATAACCGGCCTCATCCTCGCTAAGGAGCTCAACGCTTACTTGAGTAAAAAACTACCTGTTCCTATACCTGTGGAGCTGCTTGGT GTTGTTATTGCCACATTGGTCTCCTGGCAAGTTAATCTGGAGGAGAAATATGGAGTGGATGTGGTGGGAGTGATTCCCTCAgg CCTCCAGCCGCCTGTTCTCCCAACTGCCTCTCTGTTTAGTCAGGTGATCGGGGATGCCTTCGCTCTGTCTGTGGTTGGCTACGGCATCGCCATCTCACTGGGACGAATCTTCGCTCTAAAATATGGATACAAGGTGGACAGCAACCAG GAACTAATCGCCCTCGGTCTGAGTAACTCCATCGGAGGAATTTTCCAGTGTTTCGCCATCAGCTGCTCCATGTCTCGCACCATGGTTCAGGAGAGCACAGGAGGGAAGACTCAG GTTGCTGGCGCTCTATCAGCAATAGTTATCCTTTTCATCACGCTCTGGATTGGAACGCTCTTTGAAGATTTGCCGAag GCAGTGCTGGCCGCCATCATCTTTGTCAACCTCCATGGCATGATTAAGCAATTCATGGACATCCCTGCTCTGTGGAAGAGCAACAAAGTAGACATG GTGATCTGGGTGGTCACCTTCATCCTCACCGTGCTATTCAACCCCGACCTGGGACTGGCTGGTGCCATCGGTTTCTCAATGCTCACCGTCATCTTCCGGACACAGCT aCCTAAATACTCCATATTAGGGCAGGTCCCAGACACTGACATCTACAGGCCGCTGGAGGACTACGATCAG GTGAAGCCAGTGCCAGGGATTTTGATCTTCCGTTCCTCTGCCACCCTCTACTTCGCCAACGCTGAGATGTACCAAGAAGCTCTTGGAGAGAAG TCTGGGATTGACATTACCAAGATCCTGTCAGCAAAGAAGAAACTAGAGGCCAAAAGGAAGAGGCATGAGAAGAAAATGGCCAAGAAAGCTGCCAAGAAGAACGCAGTGGACATG GAGTTGGAGccagagatggaggagcagaAGGACATCGCCATCATTGAGATGGACGCTGAGCCCGACACCTCACTCCCCAGAGCCATCGTCCTCGACCTCAGCCCCGTCAACTTCCTGGATACTGTGGGAGTCAAGGCGCTACGCAGC ATCCAGAGAGACTATGGAGAAATTGGTATAGAGGTGGTTCTCGCCGGCTGCCAAA cTGGTGTCGTGGACAACCTGCAGACTGGAGGTTTCTTTAACGACAAAGTGACAAAGTCCTGCCTCTTCTCCACCGTCCATGACGCTGTTTTGCACTGTCAATCTGCCAGAACGCACAGCCATGATGAGGGGATGAACTACTGT CGTGACCTGGACTGCAAATTGATTGCCCACAGCAAGATGGTTGGGGGGTGGGTGGAAATG GAGATCACAGCGACACATTTGTGA
- the slc26a6 gene encoding solute carrier family 26 member 6 isoform X2, with amino-acid sequence MAERRRMGYSVHREILDEGAVDELAVKSDSKPSLSEKVKKSMRCSGPRLKSCMLGSVPVVSWLPRYSIRENALGDLISGISVGIMHLPQGMAYALLASVPPVFGLFSSFYPVLVYFIFGTSKHISIGTYAVMSVMIGGVIERLAPDSNFMIWDNATNSSIVDIISRDAERVRVAAAVTFMSGIIQILLGLVQFGFVVTYLSEPLVRGYTTGAAIHVIVSQLKYTFGISPVRYSGAFALIYTVVEICSLIPQTNIGTLVVSIVAITGLILAKELNAYLSKKLPVPIPVELLGVVIATLVSWQVNLEEKYGVDVVGVIPSGLQPPVLPTASLFSQVIGDAFALSVVGYGIAISLGRIFALKYGYKVDSNQELIALGLSNSIGGIFQCFAISCSMSRTMVQESTGGKTQVAGALSAIVILFITLWIGTLFEDLPKAVLAAIIFVNLHGMIKQFMDIPALWKSNKVDMVIWVVTFILTVLFNPDLGLAGAIGFSMLTVIFRTQLPKYSILGQVPDTDIYRPLEDYDQVKPVPGILIFRSSATLYFANAEMYQEALGEKSGIDITKILSAKKKLEAKRKRHEKKMAKKAAKKNAVDMELEPEMEEQKDIAIIEMDAEPDTSLPRAIVLDLSPVNFLDTVGVKALRSIQRDYGEIGIEVVLAGCQTGVVDNLQTGGFFNDKVTKSCLFSTVHDAVLHCQSARTHSHDEGMNYCEITATHL; translated from the exons ATGGCGGAGAGGAGACGGATGGGCTACAGCGTGCACAGGGAGATCCTGGACGAAGGAGCAGTGGATGAGCTGGCAGTAAAGTCTGACTCAAAACCATCTCTGTCTGAGAAGGTCAAAAAGTCAATGAG gtgtTCTGGTCCCAGGTTGAAGAGCTGCATGCTGGGTAGCGTTCCTGTTGTATCGTGGCTGCCTCGTTACTCCATCAGAGAAAACGCCCTGGGCGACCTGATCTCTGGAATCAGTGTGGGGATCATGCATCTGCCGCAGG GTATGGCGTATGCCCTGCTAGCATCTGTTCCTCCAGTCTTTGGCCTTTTCTCTTCCTTCTACCCAGTCCTCGTCTACTTCATCTTTGGCACGTCCAAGCACATCTCCATCG GAACATACGCGGTGATGAGTGTGATGATAGGAGGGGTGATAGAGCGATTAGCCCCAGACTCCAACTTTATGATATGGGACAACGCGACCAACTCCAGTATAGTCGACATCATCTCCCGGGATGCAGAGAGGGTCCGAGTGGCTGCAGCTGTCACCTTCATGTCTGGGATAATTCAG ATTCTGCTCGGTCTGGTCCAGTTTGGTTTCGTGGTGACCTACCTGTCTGAGCCGCTGGTCCGAGGTTACACCACAGGAGCTGCCATCCACGTCATCGTGTCCCAGCTCAAATACACCTTTGGCATCAGCCCTGTGAGATACAGTGGAGCCTTCGCATTGATCTAT aCTGTGGTGGAGATTTGCTCTCTCATTCCACAGACAAACATTGGTACTCTTGTGGTCAGTATCGTCGCTATAACCGGCCTCATCCTCGCTAAGGAGCTCAACGCTTACTTGAGTAAAAAACTACCTGTTCCTATACCTGTGGAGCTGCTTGGT GTTGTTATTGCCACATTGGTCTCCTGGCAAGTTAATCTGGAGGAGAAATATGGAGTGGATGTGGTGGGAGTGATTCCCTCAgg CCTCCAGCCGCCTGTTCTCCCAACTGCCTCTCTGTTTAGTCAGGTGATCGGGGATGCCTTCGCTCTGTCTGTGGTTGGCTACGGCATCGCCATCTCACTGGGACGAATCTTCGCTCTAAAATATGGATACAAGGTGGACAGCAACCAG GAACTAATCGCCCTCGGTCTGAGTAACTCCATCGGAGGAATTTTCCAGTGTTTCGCCATCAGCTGCTCCATGTCTCGCACCATGGTTCAGGAGAGCACAGGAGGGAAGACTCAG GTTGCTGGCGCTCTATCAGCAATAGTTATCCTTTTCATCACGCTCTGGATTGGAACGCTCTTTGAAGATTTGCCGAag GCAGTGCTGGCCGCCATCATCTTTGTCAACCTCCATGGCATGATTAAGCAATTCATGGACATCCCTGCTCTGTGGAAGAGCAACAAAGTAGACATG GTGATCTGGGTGGTCACCTTCATCCTCACCGTGCTATTCAACCCCGACCTGGGACTGGCTGGTGCCATCGGTTTCTCAATGCTCACCGTCATCTTCCGGACACAGCT aCCTAAATACTCCATATTAGGGCAGGTCCCAGACACTGACATCTACAGGCCGCTGGAGGACTACGATCAG GTGAAGCCAGTGCCAGGGATTTTGATCTTCCGTTCCTCTGCCACCCTCTACTTCGCCAACGCTGAGATGTACCAAGAAGCTCTTGGAGAGAAG TCTGGGATTGACATTACCAAGATCCTGTCAGCAAAGAAGAAACTAGAGGCCAAAAGGAAGAGGCATGAGAAGAAAATGGCCAAGAAAGCTGCCAAGAAGAACGCAGTGGACATG GAGTTGGAGccagagatggaggagcagaAGGACATCGCCATCATTGAGATGGACGCTGAGCCCGACACCTCACTCCCCAGAGCCATCGTCCTCGACCTCAGCCCCGTCAACTTCCTGGATACTGTGGGAGTCAAGGCGCTACGCAGC ATCCAGAGAGACTATGGAGAAATTGGTATAGAGGTGGTTCTCGCCGGCTGCCAAA cTGGTGTCGTGGACAACCTGCAGACTGGAGGTTTCTTTAACGACAAAGTGACAAAGTCCTGCCTCTTCTCCACCGTCCATGACGCTGTTTTGCACTGTCAATCTGCCAGAACGCACAGCCATGATGAGGGGATGAACTACTGT GAGATCACAGCGACACATTTGTGA